AGCGCAGCAAGTATATATACCTATGTGACATTTGGAGTTCAAGCAACACGCCCACAACGGGACAGCACACTGAAAACTTTGTTGGTTTATACGACGGCCGCAGCTTATCCCTTTTGGACCTTTTGCTAATATATATCTTTTTTCCCTATAATTCACAGTATAGATGCTAAATGCCACGTACACTCTCCCCTAACCTAAGCATGCAGGAAGACACAAATCCAGGGTCCCCAATGAACCCGCATCCTAGCAAAAATTCGACCTAGTAGACGGCGTAGCAACAACGCGCGCCTCTTGTGCCGGCCTGGATACCTAATGATAGGCCGGGGAaacgatccggtccccgaccggaaggcttggccaaggtGTGGACATAGTCTGACCCCGACCTTCTTTTTCGACCAGGGATACGCCGAACCTCTGCTTTTAGCTCTTCCCCGACCGACATGGTCGGGCccgactaggaacgaccgaccggggatgtccgctcggtgaggactcagggatcaggcggagcagataaggtaaggcgcttaagtcaaaccgcaatatcgATGGTcgtaccctgccataccctgcgcacctgcaggacggtgccaccaggccatgccagaaagccaaatgcaaccttccaggcgtgtcagaacccaaacagtattgtaggcgtcgacatttgccaCCAGGCAAATGCGGTAGAGCCTGCCACACGCATctagacataaacagtattgtgggcgccgacgatcGTCTCGTACTCGACAacttgggcaacaagactaggtagcacacgtatacattctctctctttctctgacttgtaagagtccatccccttcgactataaaagggaatgagctctctcctaaaaagggATCGGACTATTTTCTAGTTCTCTGGCTCTCCTCAAAAAAGAGAAGCTAGACGATTTGAGCACTCGAGGACCTGAGAACTCGAATAGCACAATAGCCCTAGAACTCTAAAGCATCACAGAGCATACACTCTAAAACTTAGCTCACGTTAAagcccccgtcactctcggcccttcggttcagagttTGACCGTGCCTTTAACACTCCtttcttattcctactcgtttataaccccacagcaaactttaagcacctgggctcatgaataaagtctccgaccgactgaaactgaacatagggcacgttgcctgaaccagtataaatcatgtgtccttgagtcctaggccacatccgatcacaacgcacggccaaactacaaatatttacttgttggtcaatcttcgcaccgacagttggcgccgtccatgggaaGGACGTcgtgcgttcacgcttttggtcatcggatggcccatctttccaccatcttcggcatggcgggctcaagcgatacgattcgcttcggctcgctagagtttcccacgctcctacctgttgggatgtgagttcctcccgtcttcgagccgctctagaccttcctcttcggaagtatggacttcatcgccgaccagctcggcgtactctgcctccgcgaggaggcacttgtcccagcGCCCACTGGAGGAGTGCCCTCCGCCGGCCCCGggccactcgacgacctcaacGTTGAGACACCCGTGCTTCACCTCGAGCCCATGCTAGGCTCAAACTCCACGGTGAGTatcgtacatattgttctttattcACTATTTAAGACCTTCTGCCAACTCTCcgaagggaccccgttgtcctcaCCACGATCGCcgtatgaccggttcccctaAGGCTTCGCGTCCCCCCTGGGCGCGTGCGcgtgggggctccgaaggatgcggacgccgccccctctcacatccgaatttgtcGGGATGGAGGGCTACGCTCCTACATCCTTTCATGACCTCAAAGATGATGATGTCCAAAGAAacgactccagcatcggcgacgttgtggcacctggccaccctctgtccttGGAGTGTGCTATGGCATATGCCCTGGGACAGCCACCGATGGTAGCAGAatctctacagactcacacccctccgaaccctCATGTGAAGGCCCTCGCACATGCGTAGGAGCACagcgaggagttacgacaaaggtgGCAGAGTCAACCGCCACCTATGCTGGCCCGCTTGGCGCAGCACGCTGCGCCATGTGCGCATAACCCGACGAGTGGCGCTTGGGGTAGCGCCCACTAGGTCCAGCGTAACATCCTAGATGGAGGGAATCatcccccacagtttgctcgggctagctagaacatcgctgctgcgacgATGCTTCTGCGTAGCCTTCCCGAGCCTGCCAACTCCCAGTAACAggcaatccaccggaacctccgggcgctggtggaaaccacTGCCGTTCAACAAGCAGAGAGCTCCACGTCGCAACACCGGCTCATGGCCTCTTGCCCCACCGGGGGAATGGGGTCGCACCAGTCAAattgctccatccactcaccactataGTTGCCCGGATTGGGGCAAGAGGCCGTGGCTGCACCACAGCCTGAcccggcgcccgctccacaccgaccacctgtgcACAAATGGCTCGAGCCGAACCATGACGCTCATAGTgtcatcaacaatcgacgccATGCCCGGCAcaatgatgacgtccatcaagtggcggtgagagcaggcggcaTGGGCCCTAGCCTACCCATTGAGGAGTGTAGAGACATGCATCCTAGGCATGGTGGCCGACCAAATGACCGGAGCCCTAGCCCGAATGCCCCGGGGCCACGGGCCTTTGGTCGTCGCATctagagagcgtcgttcccacagcgcttctgaccacccaccaacatcaccacataCACCGGGTAAACGAAcctcggtatatggctcgaagacttatggctcgcctaccgagctagaggagtggatgatgaccacttcatcaatcaatatctccccatctgcgtggcaGAGGAAGTTCGAGCATAGCTCGAATTTCTCCTGGTCGATAGCAACCACGATTGTgcagatctcaagagggtctgtGTCAAAAATTttcaggggacatatgtccatcctgggaattcctgggacctcaagagctgccagcaggagcccaacgagtccctacaagattacatccataggttctcaaaacggtgcaactcccttccttaTGTCATTGACGCGGACATCATCAGtgcgttcctctctgggacaaccaatgagtccttgatccacaagctcagctATCTGAAGCTCTGTACCACCCGACCTTCTCCACATCACCACAAACCAGgcctccggcgaggaggcggtcggggcaGTCTTTAGCGGGGgtcgggacaagggcaaggccaagcgtgaggagaaaggcgagggcccctccacacaaaggggcaagaagagTAAGAAGAATCGGCGTCGACCGACCAACCCCGCTTTGGTCGCCGTAGCCGATcatgcgggcaagcagccccagcagggccagcccgaccacttcgacaagctcatggagactccatccaccaaccacgcctacctcgtcaagcacctatacaaggactgcgagctcctcaagcgcttcctacgaTAGGCTGGCAGGCCGAAGGAAGGGAAGGGCAAGGAGGAGGCGGCCAGGAAAGGAGGCATGGCGGGCAAGGATGATAACGGCTTCCATGACCCCGAGGAATATCTCATGACCTTTGGGGGATCCAATGCCATCCACTCCAatcgccagcacaaggtacgctatagagtGGCATGTGCTGCTGAGACGGtcgtcccctctttccttagttgGTCGGACTCcccaatcacttttgatcagaaagaccatccttcccacatcacTCGATCGGGTCACTACCCGATCGTCATTGACCCCATGTCCTCAAGaaatgcctcaccaaggtgctgatggacggaggcagtagcctcaacattctctacgtcgacaccctcgatgccatgcgcatctcCTAGTCGGTGCtccacccagtgagctctcccttctacAGCGTGATCCCACGGATGCAGGCGTACCCActcaggcagatcgacctacccatcataTTTGGTGACCAAGCCAACTTTCGcttagaggtcctcacctttgaggtggtcgactTTCCAAGGTCCTACCACactatcttggggcggccatgctacgccaagttcatggtgacccccaactacacctacctaaagttgaagatgccaggaccgaacgacgtcatcactatgggtagcaccttttcgcacgcctacacgtccgaccgcgagcactacgagctTGCCTCGGCGATCATCAACTCTGTTGAGCTCCTAGAGCTTGGGAATTCGTCGACTCcagcagtcccagactacaacGAGCCGACCTCCTCAAGTGCCTTCCACCCGAcaaaggaaaccaaggcggtggggatcgaccccgccGCCCCGACCAAGACAGTGCGGATCGGAACTAAGCTCCTGAACAAATAGAAAAGCAAGCTCGCTGACTTTCTACATgctaatcatgatgtcttcgcgtgGAAACTTTCTAACGTGCCGAGCATACCAAGGGACGTCGCTGAGCATGCATTACACCTCGCCCCGGGCTTGAAGCCCGTCAAAGATCGCTTGCAtcgctttgatgatgagaggtgcagggccataggcgaggagatcgccaaactcctagcagctgggtttatcaaagaagtataccactctgactggctagctaatcctgttcttataAAAAAGAAGACCGaaaaatggagaatatgtgttgattatactggtctcaacaaggcatgtccaaaggaccattttcctttgccatgcatagaccagatagtcgactacacctcaggatgcgaaatcctctcctttcttgatgcctactcaggctaccaccagatcatgatcaaagagtctgaccaggttgcgacttcattcatcaccctatatggtttgtactgcttTGTAACTAtgccctttggtctgaagaatgccgacgccacctatcaacggtgcatgcagcgatgcttcaccaaccaaatcgacccgcccgaccagcctgaccaagtcgagaagccaaaaccaacaatcaccgtctatgtagatgacgtagtggtgaaaatggctcaagctagtGACCTAATCGTAAATTTGGCTGCAACATTCGTAAACCTCCGAAGATTCaatatcaaattgaatcccaaaaaatgtgtttttggagttctgaaggggaagctccctggatacatcatgtctgagcgcggcatcgaagccaaccccaaaaaaatcatggccatctccaacatgggccctatacgcaatgtcaagggcgtacagaggctcaccggctgtttggccgccctaagctggttcatctcccgactaggggAATGGGGGATGTctctctataaacttctcaagaagatagaCGCATTCGTATGGACAGAggaggcacaacaggctttggaaagcctcaaaccatcactgatgtcggccccaatcctcgttgctcctgaacggggagaacccctcctcctctacatcgcagCAAGCAACCATGTTATGAGCGCCACCCTCATcgttgaaagggaggagccaagaAGCCCCGTGAAGGTTCAACGACcagtgtacttcatcagtgaggtactcaccaatgccaaggcttgatactcctaggtgtagaagctcctatacaccatgctgatggtgacccaaaagctctagcactacttcaccgaccacgaggtCATGGTCGTAACCTCATTCGTgctgggagacatcatccgcaactgcGATGCTgcgggatgaatctccaagtgggctctcatGCTCATGGGTCACGACATCATGTATGTCCCTCGCaccactattaagtcttaggctcttgctgacttcatcgccgaatgaATGGAAGTCTAGCTCCTGACCCCAggcatcacccatgagtactagacattgtacttcgatgggtcggttATGGTGCTCGGCTcgagggctggagtggttctgatctccccggatgggagcaggctccgatACACGATCCgtctccattttttagcctcaaacaatgccacagagtatgaggccctcatcaatggactgtgCATCGTCGTCGAACTTGGCGCTATGCGGCTGTACGTTCACGGCGACTCGgagttggtcatcaaccaagtcatgaaggagttatCCTGTAAGAGCCCACTCATGGCAGCATATTGCCAGGAGGTGCTCGAGCTCAAGGAtaaattccaggggatcgagctacaccatgtcccccgaaaggacaacgatgctgccaattttctcgcaaaattggctgtcAGGCAGGTTCCGTCTccggatggggtcttcatcaatgaccttcacgaaccgtctgcccgcatcctagaaggtccgatctagacacaccctgatgctgacccagcactcgggggctctgactctagtgcctccatgatgacgtcGCCCACTGACGTTGCCgtggtggcactcgatcaaactgactggcTAGTGCTGCTACTCGCCtatctcctcaaggaggttctcccacctgaaaggactaaagtgcgatggatcgctcgacgcgccaTGACATTTGTCGCGATCGgtaacgaactctacaaacaaagtccatcgggagtactcatgaagtgcgtcccagGCGACaaagggaaatagctcctcctcgaggtccatgccagaatctatggacatcatgcggccctgaggtcgctggtcgaaaaaacctttcgccaaggtttttactagcccacggtgctacgagatgcagaggaggtcgtccatagATGTGTGGGATGTCAGTTCTACACTCGACAAACGCACTTGCCggcataggagcttcaaaccatccacATCACCTGGCTGTTCGCAATCtgaggcctcgacatggtaggacccctcaaaaagggcctaggcggcttcactcacctaatCATAATGgttgacaaattcaccaagtggatagaggcaaaacCCATCCCCAACATCCactcggaagag
This sequence is a window from Miscanthus floridulus cultivar M001 chromosome 10, ASM1932011v1, whole genome shotgun sequence. Protein-coding genes within it:
- the LOC136489092 gene encoding uncharacterized protein, translating into MAGKDDNGFHDPEEYLMTFGGSNAIHSNRQHKAYPLRQIDLPIIFGDQANFRLEVLTFEVVDFPRSYHTILGRPCYAKFMVTPNYTYLKLKMPGPNDVITMGSTFSHAYTSDREHYELASAIINSVELLELGNSSTPAVPDYNEPTSSSAFHPTKETKAVGIDPAAPTKTVRIGTKLLNK